The Leishmania major strain Friedlin complete genome, chromosome 23 nucleotide sequence CTTAGGCGCGAGTTCGCTAAGCAACGCGTCCATCTGACGCGTGCGCAGGTAGTGCTCGTCAACGTTGGCAGACAAGAGGGCggctgtcgccgccgacgtcacCGCACATGCGCTATTTCCATCCGCATCGTCGTGCCTGCGCTTGCGGGTAGGTAGCGCCGACGAAGACGAATTCGACGATCCTTCGGCCACTGTGGAGGTCGAAGTTGCGGTGCCACGCTTCACCTGTCGACTGTACTCCTCCGCTTCCACTGCGGCAGAAGTGTAGCTGCTAAATCGGATCAATACCAGCTTGTCTGCGGAGTCCAGCACAATGTGGCGGTCAACATCCCATGCACTCTTCAGAGTGATGATATTGGCCATTCCTCACAAAGTCTCAGGATGCGCTGCGCAACCGCGAGCACTAGCACTTTCTTAGCAGAAAACTGCTCAGGTATAGGGAGCAGATACCTCTCCTTGATTTCTGTTCATCCGGTGGTCGAGGTCGCTGCCaagaggcggcagcagtgaaagTGGCAGAAAGAAAACGCTCAGCGAATGCCAACAGATACGGTGATGgccagcagcgaggcgagaTCGAGGGCGCAAGCAGGTGAAGCAGCAGTCAAGTCGAGAGAAGCGATGTGAGTGCGATGGCGGGTTCGTCACTTCGACGACGTATGCCAGTGAGGAAAAggcgaagggaggaggaaaacatgggaaaaagaggagagaggtgTCGATGCAGATTCACCGAGCAAGCAGCGACATGTGGGCGAGTCGGTTCATCCTCCCCTTTGAACTTGCCGCGTGATGCccgcgtgcggcgccggcacgaACACGAGCGGGAGCACAACAGGCGTTTTgcacgcatgtgtgcatcaTGAGACAAGCAGTCGCtaaaagagagagagagagcagcgatAGACGTCTCCATCGACGACCGCTTGCAGCACACGGAGCACGTGTGCGGAACAGCACAGCGCGGTGCTGTTGTTGTCGGTTCGTTCTTTTCTTTGCTGCGGAATGGGTGTCCCCTACGAGCAAGTGAACTGTGCTGGCGAAAACTAATGGAGGACCGATTTGGGGCAATGATGTTCCTTTATCGGCTGCTGGAAGACAGAGAGCTGaggccctccctcccctccccctccccgatCTTCATCCTCCAGGTATCTACGAGGGCCAGTTCCATGGTTCACCGAAGGctcgggaggagggggaaggggggggagggcaccCGAAAGCAAAATGACAGGCCGTCGGCCAATATCAAGGTGGAGCGGAGCGGGGATGGGATGGGATGGAGGACGAAAGAAGCGCAAGACAGCTACATCAAACCTATTGACTAAAATGTAAGGAAGACAAAGAAGACAACGCTCTAGCCTCCCCGCTCTCTACCTCTTCACGGAAGGGGGACATCTCTCTCGCATCCCGAGGGACATGCCTCGCCGCTCCCGCGACCAGACCAAGCACGCCACGGAGCCATGGAACACAACCTTGGCAGCGGGTACTGTCACTCCTCTCCACAGCGCGAACACGATGCGCTCTACCGTAATCCACAGGTGCCCGGGCAGATCAGGCGATGCGCGGTTGCCTCGGTGTGCGGGGATTCGGTATTCCACGGAAGGGTCTGCGGAAGGGAGAAGCCATGGTAGATTTAGACGTCGTGCCCATAAAGCGATCCCTCGTCGGCGAGCAATGCACGGCAGGAGGGGCATTAGTGGCGCTTGAGGCAGCCGAAACAAAGCGGTGCGTTCCGGCAGGCTTCACCTCATACCAGCGCGCCACGCGGATGGAGATGTTGTACGTGTTGGCCTCATCCGGTTTGGGAAAAGCATTGTgtcgagcagctggcgcatAGAGACTGCTGCGCTGCATCTGATGGGGAAAGGCATGAGCGCCACCTCCGTGTTTCAAATCCGGAATGTGTCACTGCAGGCCGTATGAGCGGCGTCGGGACGCCGGCACTGTCTGCAGATGAGGGTTTTTTCGTTCCGGGTGGGGCTGTCATGACATTTGTGCATGACAGCACGCAGTTGTTGCACGTATGCGTGAGTGGGATGAGCCGTCCGAGTTTTCCACGCCATCCAGCTCAGCGCGTATGGTCGTCGACACACCGGGAAAGGTGAGCCTTCAGGGATATCCACGGAGGCCCTGGCGCGTTGCTCGTGCGCAGTGTTGCTGCGTGCGATGGCTTGTGGAAAAGCAGGGTGGACGTAGCGGCACAGCA carries:
- a CDS encoding putative spliceosomal U5 snRNP-specific protein — its product is MANIITLKSAWDVDRHIVLDSADKLVLIRFSSYTSAAVEAEEYSRQVKRGTATSTSTVAEGSSNSSSSALPTRKRRHDDADGNSACAVTSAATAALLSANVDEHYLRTRQMDALLSELAPKVRKYCTIYFVDTREVTAFNELYELGHDRDPFAVMFFYRNRHIRVDVGTGNNNKINFFAFEDLYDFLPIVDAAYKAGRQGRSIASCDRKFSTVALRR